The sequence GATGCATGTGACTGTTGATATTCATGAAGAACTGCGTGAGATTCGGGAACAGCATCCCGAGGTTGAGATAGTCTTCACCAGAGAACTGGGAGCTGACGACGGAATTGCAAGTTTAGCCAGTCTTCGCATTAAGGAGGCTCTCGGCGAATGACAGCAGATTTTATTTTAGACCCCGGTCAAATTGAATCTGAAAGCATGAAGATTATTCGGGCAGGACTTACCCGTCCTTGGTTAGACACGGACCTCCCGGTTGTTGAACGCATCATTCATACTACGGGGGATCCTTCTTTAGAATCTGCAATTGCGATTCACCCGGAAGCAATTGCGTGTGGTCTTCAAGCATTGAAACAGGGTGCCACTGTCATTACCGATGTAGAGATGGTTAGAGCAGGAATTTCCAAGGAAAAGCTGAAATCCTTGGGCGGGACGGTAGAATGTTTTCTAAACACTCCCGGAGTTCCCGAACAGGCTAAAGCCTGGGGGATTACGCGTTCCATGACCGCATTTCGGATGAATGCCGAAGGTTTGAAAGGTTCCATTGTAGCCATTGGAAATGCCCCAACGGCTTTGCTTGAAGTTCTGCGTCTTGCAGAAAATCCCGAGACTCGTCCGGCCTTGATTGTCGGAATTCCCGTTGGCTTTATTGGAGCCAAAGAGTCAAAGGATCTCCTTTGGGAACACCAAGAGTTCCCGTCGATTACCGTACTAGGAACCCGGGGCGGCAGTCCAATTGCGGCAACAGTGGTTAATGCCTTGATTTATACGGTTTTAAAGCAAAAGTAAATTCATTAGAAAATGAATAATGGGTCGCTGGGGGCAGGGCGGATTCGCCCACATCCGATCACCAGCATTCCGAGGCTCGCCTACTCGCTTGCATGGGAGCTTCGCCAAACCTCTGGGCAATACCTGGAGTGAACCGTGGCTCCGCTATCCCACGCAAGCCTTGCAGTCCGTTACCGCCTCTCCATGCAATGGGTTCACTCCTGTTGGACGAATCCGCCCTGTCTTTTGGGTCTATTGTCGTTAAGAATGTTTTTGGGGTGTTTTCAGAGTCGTTTTCTGTTAGTATCTCGGTTAAGAAGCTCACCAGATTGATAAGCATTAATGACTAGTTGGCTTTGTAATTAGTTGGAAGCAAAAGTGCTGTCCCCTTGCTTCCGTAGAAAAGAGGGTGAAAAGATGTCTTCAGATACTCAAGCAACGGCCAAACTTATGATTCAGGGAACTTCCTCCAGCGTAGGAAAGAGCGTGTTGGCTGCTGCATTCTGCCGAATTTTTTATCAAGAAGGATATAAGGTTGCTCCCTTTAAAGCCCAAAATATGGCCCTCAATTCCTTTGTGACCATAGCTGGAGGGGAGATGGGGAGGGCACAAGTCGTTCAGGCTCAAGCTGCCGGAGTGGATCCGGATGTTCGAATGAACCCTATTTTGCTTAAACCAAGTGGACCTGCCGGATCTCAAGTGATTATTGTGGGCAAATCTCAGGGGAATGTAACAGCCCTGCGCTATCATGGGGAGTATCAGCGTATGACTTGGCCGTATGTTACTGAAGCTCTTCACTCCCTGATTGATGAGTATGAAATGGTGATTATCGAAGGGGCCGGAAGTCCGGCGGAAGTTAATCTTAAGTCAAATGACATTGTCAATATGAGAGTTGCCCTGGAAGCTAATTCCCCGGTCTTACTTGTAGCAGACATCGATCGCGGCGGCGCTTTAGCCTCTGTTGTAGGAACCTTAGAATTGGTAGAACCTGAAGAGAGAGCGATGATCAAGGGAATTATCTTTAACAAGTTTCGCGGAGAAATCAAACTGCTTCAGCCGGCCCTTGATTTTATTGAGGAAAAGACAGGAATTCCGGTGGTAGGGGTTGTTCCTTACTTTAAAATCCGTATTCCCGATGAAGATTCTGTTGCTTTGAGTGAAGCGGTAGAAAAGCCTTCGGTTTCCCTTGATCAGCAATTGGATGTAGCTGTAATTCGATTACCCTATATCTCTAACTTTACGGATTTTGATGCCTTGCAGGATGAGCCGGATGTCTCCGTACGTTATGTCACAGAGCGGGCCAATCTGGGAAAACCTGACCTTCTGATTATTCCGGGGAGCAAGAATACTCTTGCTGATTTGCGCTTTCTTCATGATAGTGGAATAGGGGAACAAATACTGGCCCTTTGCGGGGAAGAAGTTCCTGTGATAGGAATATGCGGGGGGTATCAAATGATGGGACGTCTGGTAAAGGATCCTCTGCATACGGAATCTGAGCTGGAAGAGGTAGCGGGATTGGGGATTCTGCCCATGGTTACAGAGTTCTATCCTCAAAAACATACTGTTCAAAGCAAGGGGACCATCTTGACGGATCAGGGCTTTTTTAAAGCCTGCACCGGAGAAACTGTTGAAGGTTATGAAATCCATATGGGCCGATCCATGTTGGATGAAGGGCATTTGCCTCTCTTCAATTTAACTTCCAATGGAGAATCCAATCTCGATGGTTTGCAGTCTGGAAATTCTTATGGAACTTATCTGCACGG comes from Desulfosporosinus meridiei DSM 13257 and encodes:
- a CDS encoding cobyric acid synthase, producing the protein MSSDTQATAKLMIQGTSSSVGKSVLAAAFCRIFYQEGYKVAPFKAQNMALNSFVTIAGGEMGRAQVVQAQAAGVDPDVRMNPILLKPSGPAGSQVIIVGKSQGNVTALRYHGEYQRMTWPYVTEALHSLIDEYEMVIIEGAGSPAEVNLKSNDIVNMRVALEANSPVLLVADIDRGGALASVVGTLELVEPEERAMIKGIIFNKFRGEIKLLQPALDFIEEKTGIPVVGVVPYFKIRIPDEDSVALSEAVEKPSVSLDQQLDVAVIRLPYISNFTDFDALQDEPDVSVRYVTERANLGKPDLLIIPGSKNTLADLRFLHDSGIGEQILALCGEEVPVIGICGGYQMMGRLVKDPLHTESELEEVAGLGILPMVTEFYPQKHTVQSKGTILTDQGFFKACTGETVEGYEIHMGRSMLDEGHLPLFNLTSNGESNLDGLQSGNSYGTYLHGIFDNDSLRASLLNWLWERRGTRRPVEASLSQAALRESAFNELADLVRQNVDLERIRDIMGLRADF
- a CDS encoding precorrin-8X methylmutase produces the protein MTADFILDPGQIESESMKIIRAGLTRPWLDTDLPVVERIIHTTGDPSLESAIAIHPEAIACGLQALKQGATVITDVEMVRAGISKEKLKSLGGTVECFLNTPGVPEQAKAWGITRSMTAFRMNAEGLKGSIVAIGNAPTALLEVLRLAENPETRPALIVGIPVGFIGAKESKDLLWEHQEFPSITVLGTRGGSPIAATVVNALIYTVLKQK